One window from the genome of Hypanus sabinus isolate sHypSab1 chromosome 16, sHypSab1.hap1, whole genome shotgun sequence encodes:
- the LOC132406319 gene encoding uncharacterized protein LOC132406319: MFREKPLAERTALLKEKRICFRCCSSTSHLTRECTIAVKCPECDSPDHVGAMHPDLSPQTDDAPSPPQQDGGEGEAHPRTTVVSSNCTEVCGQAQSSRSCSKICLTRVYPKGAKDKAIKAYVILDDQSNRSLVSPEFFKLFNIESEQFPYYLKTCSGNMETQGRKAEGIQIESLDGKVVICLPPLLECDGIMNNRTEILTPSAALHQPHLHHIAKHISELDPKAEILLLLGRDVIRVHKVRQQVNGPHDTPFAQRLDLGWVVIGGVCPEDVHKPMVNTLKTNVLESGRHSIFQPCPSVPCIKEAQPDVNKRKVTDETLGQSVFVQTEHGNKLAQSAQDAISLKTKDTKVFRAEANNGVAPLPFREPRQRSPDNKEQAVKRFTSLRKTRKRKPEMQQRTRLTHEVPCTLMAEVTAIINAQSLLPVSSDPENPFILSPPMLLMQKAGAPPPPGGFSDEDLYTKQWRRVQALANQLWSRWRQKYLPFLQQRQKWTEPCRNLQVGDLVPLRDKQIARNSWPMARITATFPSGDGHVRKIELKTTDQGDVKIYQRPVTEFYFYLMID, translated from the coding sequence atgtttagggaaaaaccccttgcagagaggacggcccttctcaaggagaaaagaatatgttttagatgctgttcctcaacctctcacctcaccagagagtgtacgatcgccgtgaagtgtccggaatgtgatagcccagatcacgtcggggccatgcatcctgacctgtcaccgcaaactgacgatgctccttcacccccacaacaggacggcggggagggagaggctcaccccaggacaacagttgtcagctcgaactgtacagaagtttgcggtcaagctcagtcaagccgttcttgttccaagatctgcctcactagggtgtaccctaaaggagccaaagacaaggccatcaaagcctatgtgattctggacgatcagagcaatcgctcactcgtcagtccagagttctttaaattgttcaacattgagagtgagcagttcccatactacctcaaaacttgctcaggcaacatggaaacccaaggaaggaaggcagaaggcatccagatcgagtccctggatggtaaagtcgtcatctgtctccctccactcttagagtgcgatggaatcatgaataaccgcactgagatcctgaCACCAAGTGCggcgctacaccagccacatctccaccacatcgccaaacacatctcagaactggatccaaaagcggaaatactcctgctattaggaagagatgtaatccgggtacacaaggttaggcagcaggtcaatggaccacacgacaccCCCTTTGCACAACGcttggatctaggctgggtggtgataggaggggtgtgccctgaagacgtacacaaaccgatggttaacacactcaagaccaatgtgctagagagtggccgccattcaatctttcaaccctgcccgagtgtcccgtgcattaaggaagcacaacCAGATGttaacaagcgtaaagtaactgacgagacgctaggtcagtcagttttcgttcaaaccgagcacggaaataaacttgcacaatcagctcaagatgccatttctttaaaaacaaaggacaccaaggtcttcagggctgaagcaaataatggggttgccccattgcctttcagagaaccacgccagcgctcaccagataacaaagagcaggcagtcaaacggttcacgtccttacggaaaactcggaaaaggaaacctgagatgcagcaacgcacccgattgacccacgaggtaccgtgcaccctaatggcagaggtcacagccattataaatgcacaatcactcctacctgtgtcttctgacccagaaaaccccttcatactttcgccaccaatgctccttatgcagaaggcaggagctccccctccaccaggaggCTTCTCAGacgaggatttgtacacaaagcaatggagacgagtccaggctctggcaaatcagctctggtctcgctggagacaaaaatatctaccctttttgcaacagagacaaaagtggacagaaccctgcaggaatcttcaagttggagacttagtcccgctcagggacaagcaaatcgcccgcaacagctggccaatggccagaatcactgctacattccctagcggggatggacatgtcaggaagatcgaattgaagactaccgaccaaggcgatgtgaaaatttaccaaaggccagttacagaattctacttctacctaatgattgattaa